From the Nostoc sp. PCC 7107 genome, the window GTATTAGAAGAGCAACAGATTTTGCGATCGCAGTTGGAACAAGACCCAGTAAACTTTTTTGGCAGAAAGTGGGAACCACTGTTAGACAACGCCAGAAGTAAGTTAGCAGCTTTTATTAATGCTGATATCCAGGATTTAGTATTTGTCCCGAATGCTACAACAGGTGTGAATTCAGTGTTGCGTTCTCTGACTTTTTCACCTGATGACGAAATTCTGACAACTAACCATGAGTACAACGCTTGCCGTAATGCTTTAAACTTTATTGCAAGTAGCACTGGTGCAAAAGTAGTCGTAGCCAAGATTCCTTTCCCTTTAGAGTCGCCACAGCAAATAATTGCCGCAGTATTAGAGAAAGTTTCAGCCAACACCAAATTAGCACTACTAGATCACATAACTAGCCAGACAGGATTAATCTTTCCGATGCAGCAGCTAGTGAAAGAGTTGCAGGCGCGGGGTGTTGACACATTAATAGATGGCGCTCATGCACCAGGAATGATTTCCCTTAATATCCAAGAGATTGGTGCAACTTACTATAGCGGGAATTGCCATAAATGGCTTTCTGCACCTAAAGGCGCAGCATTTTTGTATGTGCGGCGGGATAAACAACCAGAAATTCATCCATTAACAATTAGCCACGGTGCTAATTCACCACGTACTGATAAAAGCCGCTTTCAATTGGAATTTGACTGGACAGGTACAGATGATCCTACAGCTTATATGTGCGTACCGGAAGCGATCGCTTTTATGAGTTCTCTGTTACCTGGTGCTTGGCTAGAATTAATGCAGCGAAACCATCAACTAGTTTTACAAGCAAGACAGCTACTTTGTACAGAGTTAGAAGTACAACCACCTTGTCCAGAAGAGATGATTGGTTCTATGGCTGTTGTACCCATACCTGTCAGTTTGGCAAATCGTGGTCATATCTGGCTACATGACGAATTATTTGATCAATTTGGCATTCAAGTACAAGTAGTGCCTTGGCAGGAATCACCGCGAATGCTCATCAGGATTTCAGCACAGATTTACAATACTTTAGAGCAATATCAGTTTTTGGCAACAGCACTTAAAAGTCTAGGAAAAAACGAACATAGTTGACACTAACTTTTTCACAGTATCTTCTATGTTCGCCAAAATCTTGCCCGTTATGATTTATTAGCCCAAATTTCACAATCGATTTAAGATTTTTCAGCAGCTATCTTTTGTCTCTTGAACACTGCTGCACCTGTTATGGTAGCTAAGAATATCGCGCCAAGGGTACTAGGTTCTGGAACAGATTGAGAAGTACCTACTTTGATTTGAAAAGCGAGATTAGAACGACTAGGCGCAGTACCTACCCAGCTAAATGCTGTTTTACCAGTTAGTGTAAAGGGAGTAGAAATACCAGCAAGATGAAGATAATCTAGATCCGCAGTAGTATTTGTACTTGCTGATCCTAAGCTTCCTAAAGCTGTATTATTAAAGGTCAGATTAGTTAAAGAAACAGCGTTTTGAAGGTTATTACCACTACCTTTATTAGCAAAGGTGCGGAAAAAGATATCTGTAACAGCGCCGTTGAACTCTTGCGTCATTAATTGGTAAGTTTGGTTGGCATCAAAAACTTTGTAAGTTACTTTGCTACCCGTATATTCCAAACTAAAATCCCAGATTTTGCCATTACCCCAAACTAAATCGCTTTTAGCAACAGGTTGTCCAGCATTAACGATGGCTCTTACATCTCTATTAATTCCTAATTCTCGCTCATTGTTGCCGCCAAATCCATTGTTACCAATTCGACCTTCCGCAACGAACAATTCCTGGAAATCTCCTTTATCTAGAAGCAAGTTAAAATCTGTGTCATCAAAATCTGCGTCAGCATCTTGGGATGTCAGAGGAACAAGTGTTACAGCTTTTGCTGAGTTGGGTAATATGAATAATCCCAGCGCAACTAATCCTAAAGTCAACAATAATTGACCATTATCTTTAGATTTGCTTAAAAGTGGCATAATTTCTCCAAAAAGCAGCTATTATTCGTTAATTATCGACAAGTGGGTAATCTACACTTGTTTAATTTGGGTTAATTTTTTACTTAGTACAAAAA encodes:
- a CDS encoding aminotransferase class V-fold PLP-dependent enzyme; this translates as MKYEKLGFKLQPSYYQELWSLDDNVVFLNHGSYGACPKAVLEEQQILRSQLEQDPVNFFGRKWEPLLDNARSKLAAFINADIQDLVFVPNATTGVNSVLRSLTFSPDDEILTTNHEYNACRNALNFIASSTGAKVVVAKIPFPLESPQQIIAAVLEKVSANTKLALLDHITSQTGLIFPMQQLVKELQARGVDTLIDGAHAPGMISLNIQEIGATYYSGNCHKWLSAPKGAAFLYVRRDKQPEIHPLTISHGANSPRTDKSRFQLEFDWTGTDDPTAYMCVPEAIAFMSSLLPGAWLELMQRNHQLVLQARQLLCTELEVQPPCPEEMIGSMAVVPIPVSLANRGHIWLHDELFDQFGIQVQVVPWQESPRMLIRISAQIYNTLEQYQFLATALKSLGKNEHS
- a CDS encoding choice-of-anchor W domain-containing protein; the protein is MPLLSKSKDNGQLLLTLGLVALGLFILPNSAKAVTLVPLTSQDADADFDDTDFNLLLDKGDFQELFVAEGRIGNNGFGGNNERELGINRDVRAIVNAGQPVAKSDLVWGNGKIWDFSLEYTGSKVTYKVFDANQTYQLMTQEFNGAVTDIFFRTFANKGSGNNLQNAVSLTNLTFNNTALGSLGSASTNTTADLDYLHLAGISTPFTLTGKTAFSWVGTAPSRSNLAFQIKVGTSQSVPEPSTLGAIFLATITGAAVFKRQKIAAEKS